One part of the Triplophysa rosa linkage group LG5, Trosa_1v2, whole genome shotgun sequence genome encodes these proteins:
- the tpm4b gene encoding tropomyosin 4b isoform X2: protein MEAIKKKMQMLKLDKENAIDRAEQAESDQKAAEDKCKQLEDELIGLQKKLKGTEDELDKYSEALKDAQEKLELSEKKAADAEGDVAALNRRIQLVEEELDRAQERLATALQKLEEAEKAADESERGIKVIENRAMKDEEKMEIQEMQLKEAKHIAEEADRKYEEVARKLVILEGELERAEERAEIAELKGADLEEELKNVTNNLKSLEAQSDKYSEKEDKYEEEIKVLTDKLKEIETRAEFAERTVAKLEKTIDDLEEGLAEAKQQNLEMHQVLDQTLQELNSL, encoded by the exons ATGGAGGCCATTAAGAAGAAGATGCAGATGCTGAAGTTGGACAAGGAGAACGCCATCGACCGGGCGGAGCAGGCCGAGTCGGATCAGAAAGCTGCAGAAGACAAGTGCAAACAG CTGGAAGACGAACTGATTGGTTTACAAAAGAAACTGAAAGGAACAGAAGATGAGCTGGACAAATATTCAGAAGCTCTTAAAGACGCGCAAGAGAAACTGGAACTGTCTGAGAAAAAGGCGGCAGAC GCTGAAGGTGATGTGGCCGCTCTGAACCGCAGGATCCAGCTGGTGGAGGAGGAACTGGACCGAGCTCAGGAGAGACTGGCCACCGCGCTTCAGAAACTCGAGGAGGCTGAGAAAGCGGCCGATGAGAGCGAGAG GGGCATAAAGGTGATTGAGAATCGTGCCATGAAGGATGAAGAGAAGATGGAAATTCAGGAGATGCAGCTTAAAGAGGCCAAACACATCGCAGAGGAAGCAGATCGCAAATATGAGGag GTCGCTCGTAAGTTGGTGATTTTGGAGGGGGAATTAGAAAGAGCAGAAGAGAGAGCAGAGATTGCTGAACT taaaggTGCTGATCTGGAAGAAGAGCTAAAAAACGTAACCAACAACCTCAAATCTTTAGAAGCCCAATCAGACAAG TATTCAGAGAAAGAGGACAAATATGAAGAGGAGATCAAAGTTCTCACTGATAAACTGAAAGAG ATTGAAACTCGTGCTGAGTTCGCAGAAAGGACAGTCGCCAAACTGGAAAAGACCATCGATGACCTGGAGG AGGGTCTGGCTGAGGCTAAACAACAGAACCTGGAGATGCATCAAGTTCTGGATCAAACGCTTCAGGAGCTCAACAGCTTGTGA
- the tpm4b gene encoding tropomyosin 4b isoform X1 — protein MEAIKKKMQMLKLDKENAIDRAEQAESDQKAAEDKCKQLEDELIGLQKKLKGTEDELDKYSEALKDAQEKLELSEKKAADAEGDVAALNRRIQLVEEELDRAQERLATALQKLEEAEKAADESERGIKVIENRAMKDEEKMEIQEMQLKEAKHIAEEADRKYEEVARKLVILEGELERAEERAEIAELKGADLEEELKNVTNNLKSLEAQSDKYSEKEDKYEEEIKVLTDKLKEIETRAEFAERTVAKLEKTIDDLEDELYAQKLKYKAISEELDHALNDMTSL, from the exons ATGGAGGCCATTAAGAAGAAGATGCAGATGCTGAAGTTGGACAAGGAGAACGCCATCGACCGGGCGGAGCAGGCCGAGTCGGATCAGAAAGCTGCAGAAGACAAGTGCAAACAG CTGGAAGACGAACTGATTGGTTTACAAAAGAAACTGAAAGGAACAGAAGATGAGCTGGACAAATATTCAGAAGCTCTTAAAGACGCGCAAGAGAAACTGGAACTGTCTGAGAAAAAGGCGGCAGAC GCTGAAGGTGATGTGGCCGCTCTGAACCGCAGGATCCAGCTGGTGGAGGAGGAACTGGACCGAGCTCAGGAGAGACTGGCCACCGCGCTTCAGAAACTCGAGGAGGCTGAGAAAGCGGCCGATGAGAGCGAGAG GGGCATAAAGGTGATTGAGAATCGTGCCATGAAGGATGAAGAGAAGATGGAAATTCAGGAGATGCAGCTTAAAGAGGCCAAACACATCGCAGAGGAAGCAGATCGCAAATATGAGGag GTCGCTCGTAAGTTGGTGATTTTGGAGGGGGAATTAGAAAGAGCAGAAGAGAGAGCAGAGATTGCTGAACT taaaggTGCTGATCTGGAAGAAGAGCTAAAAAACGTAACCAACAACCTCAAATCTTTAGAAGCCCAATCAGACAAG TATTCAGAGAAAGAGGACAAATATGAAGAGGAGATCAAAGTTCTCACTGATAAACTGAAAGAG ATTGAAACTCGTGCTGAGTTCGCAGAAAGGACAGTCGCCAAACTGGAAAAGACCATCGATGACCTGGAGG ATGAACTGTATGCTCAGAAGCTGAAATACAAGGCCATCAGTGAGGAGCTCGATCATGCACTCAATGATATGACCTCTTTGTAG
- the tpm4b gene encoding tropomyosin 4b isoform X4: MSINSLDAVKRKIQSLQQQADDAEDRAQILQRELDNERNLREKAEGDVAALNRRIQLVEEELDRAQERLATALQKLEEAEKAADESERGIKVIENRAMKDEEKMEIQEMQLKEAKHIAEEADRKYEEVARKLVILEGELERAEERAEIAELKGADLEEELKNVTNNLKSLEAQSDKYSEKEDKYEEEIKVLTDKLKEIETRAEFAERTVAKLEKTIDDLEDELYAQKLKYKAISEELDHALNDMTSL, encoded by the exons ATGTCCATAAACTCCCTGGACGCGGTGAAGAGGAAGATTCAATCACTGCAACAGCAGGCGGATGATGCCGAAGACAGAGCACAGATTCTACAGAGAGAACTAGACAATGAACGAAATCTACGGGAGAAA GCTGAAGGTGATGTGGCCGCTCTGAACCGCAGGATCCAGCTGGTGGAGGAGGAACTGGACCGAGCTCAGGAGAGACTGGCCACCGCGCTTCAGAAACTCGAGGAGGCTGAGAAAGCGGCCGATGAGAGCGAGAG GGGCATAAAGGTGATTGAGAATCGTGCCATGAAGGATGAAGAGAAGATGGAAATTCAGGAGATGCAGCTTAAAGAGGCCAAACACATCGCAGAGGAAGCAGATCGCAAATATGAGGag GTCGCTCGTAAGTTGGTGATTTTGGAGGGGGAATTAGAAAGAGCAGAAGAGAGAGCAGAGATTGCTGAACT taaaggTGCTGATCTGGAAGAAGAGCTAAAAAACGTAACCAACAACCTCAAATCTTTAGAAGCCCAATCAGACAAG TATTCAGAGAAAGAGGACAAATATGAAGAGGAGATCAAAGTTCTCACTGATAAACTGAAAGAG ATTGAAACTCGTGCTGAGTTCGCAGAAAGGACAGTCGCCAAACTGGAAAAGACCATCGATGACCTGGAGG ATGAACTGTATGCTCAGAAGCTGAAATACAAGGCCATCAGTGAGGAGCTCGATCATGCACTCAATGATATGACCTCTTTGTAG
- the tpm4b gene encoding tropomyosin 4b isoform X3 yields MSINSLDAVKRKIQSLQQQADDAEDRAQILQRELDNERNLREKAEGDVAALNRRIQLVEEELDRAQERLATALQKLEEAEKAADESERGIKVIENRAMKDEEKMEIQEMQLKEAKHIAEEADRKYEEVARKLVILEGELERAEERAEIAELKGADLEEELKNVTNNLKSLEAQSDKYSEKEDKYEEEIKVLTDKLKEIETRAEFAERTVAKLEKTIDDLEEGLAEAKQQNLEMHQVLDQTLQELNSL; encoded by the exons ATGTCCATAAACTCCCTGGACGCGGTGAAGAGGAAGATTCAATCACTGCAACAGCAGGCGGATGATGCCGAAGACAGAGCACAGATTCTACAGAGAGAACTAGACAATGAACGAAATCTACGGGAGAAA GCTGAAGGTGATGTGGCCGCTCTGAACCGCAGGATCCAGCTGGTGGAGGAGGAACTGGACCGAGCTCAGGAGAGACTGGCCACCGCGCTTCAGAAACTCGAGGAGGCTGAGAAAGCGGCCGATGAGAGCGAGAG GGGCATAAAGGTGATTGAGAATCGTGCCATGAAGGATGAAGAGAAGATGGAAATTCAGGAGATGCAGCTTAAAGAGGCCAAACACATCGCAGAGGAAGCAGATCGCAAATATGAGGag GTCGCTCGTAAGTTGGTGATTTTGGAGGGGGAATTAGAAAGAGCAGAAGAGAGAGCAGAGATTGCTGAACT taaaggTGCTGATCTGGAAGAAGAGCTAAAAAACGTAACCAACAACCTCAAATCTTTAGAAGCCCAATCAGACAAG TATTCAGAGAAAGAGGACAAATATGAAGAGGAGATCAAAGTTCTCACTGATAAACTGAAAGAG ATTGAAACTCGTGCTGAGTTCGCAGAAAGGACAGTCGCCAAACTGGAAAAGACCATCGATGACCTGGAGG AGGGTCTGGCTGAGGCTAAACAACAGAACCTGGAGATGCATCAAGTTCTGGATCAAACGCTTCAGGAGCTCAACAGCTTGTGA
- the rab8a gene encoding ras-related protein Rab-8A produces the protein MAKTYDYLFKLLLIGDSGVGKTCVLFRFSEDAFNSTFISTIGIDFKIRTIELDGKKIKLQIWDTAGQERFRTITTAYYRGAMGIMLVYDITNEKSFDNIKNWIRNIEEHASADVEKMILGNKCDINEKRQVSKDRGEKLALEYGIKFMETSAKANINVENAFLTLARDIKAKMDTKLEGNNPQGSNHGVKIATEQQKKSSFFRCVLL, from the exons ATGGCGAAGACTTACGATTATTTGTTTAAACTGCTGTTAATCGGGGATTCCGGCGTCGGGAAGACCTGTGTGTTGTTTAGATTCTCTGAGGATGCCTTTAACTCAACTTTTATTTCGACGATAG GTATCGATTTCAAGATCAGAACAATAGAACTAGATGGCAAGAAGATCAAGTTACAGATATG GGACACAGCGGGTCAGGAACGATTCAGAACAATCACAACAGCGTATTACAGAGGTGCAATG GGTATCATGCTGGTTTATGATATAACCAATGAGAAATCCTTTGACAACATCAAAAACTGGATTCGAAACATAGAGGAG CATGCATCAGCGGATGTGGAGAAAATGATTTTGGGGAACAAATGTGACATCAATGAGAAGAGGCAGGTCTCTAAAGACAGAGGAGAGAAG CTGGCGTTAGAATACGGAATCAAGTTCATGGAGACGAGCGCCAAGGCTAACATCAACGTTGAGAAC GCATTCCTAACTCTTGCCAGAGATATTAAAGCAAAGATGGACACGAAATTG GAGGGTAACAATCCTCAGGGTAGCAACCACGGAGTCAAAATCGCCACTGAACAGCAGAAAAAGAGCAGCTTCTTTCGCTGCGTGCTACTGTGA
- the cib3 gene encoding calcium and integrin-binding family member 3: MGNKQTIFTSQQLDAYQDCTYFTRKEILRLFHRYRDLAPQLVPLDYTEQPDVRLPYELIGSMPELKDNPFRQRIAEVFSEDGKGNMTLDDFLDMFSVLSEMAPRDLKAYYAFKIYDFNNDYFICKSDLEKTLNKLTRNELTEDEVRMVCEKVINEADLDNDGRLSLEDFQNMITRAPDFLSTFHIRI; the protein is encoded by the exons ATGGGCAACAAACAGACCATCTTCACATCTCAACAACTGGACGCTTATCAG GACTGCACTTATTTCACCAGAAAAGAAATTCTGAG ACTGTTTCATCGGTATCGAGATTTAGCTCCTCAACTTGTACCGCTGGACTACACAGAGCAGCCTGACGTCCGCCTGCCGTACGAGCTGATTGGCAGCATGCCCGAGCTGAAG GATAACCCGTTTCGTCAGAGGATCGCTGAGGTCTTCTCAGAAGATGGAAAAGGAAACATGACTCTGGATGATTTTCTGgacatgttttcagttttaagtGAGATGGCACCACGGGACCTGAAGGCCTACTATGCATTTAAGATCTACG ACTTCAACAATGACTACTTCATCTGTAAATCAGATCTGGAGAAGACTCTGAATAAACTGACTCGCAACGAGCTGACAGAGGATGAGGTGAGAATGGTGTGCGAGAAGGTCATCAATGAAGCCGATCTGGATAATGACGGACGCTTGTCACTGGAGGATTTTCAGAATATGATCACAAGAGCTCCAGACTTCCTCAG CACCTTTCATATCAGGATATAA